A single genomic interval of Mucilaginibacter robiniae harbors:
- a CDS encoding glycoside hydrolase family 28 protein codes for MRKHSYKKHIGLMVSLLALVANTTYAQNKTYTITQYGANPNGKTDNTKAIQKTIDVAFENGGGTVLIPAGNFVTGVIHLKSNIDLHFEKGAALLATINRIDYGPQKASALIVATDLQHVAITGDGIIDGRGELLLKDIYRMLRAGTLKDNEWQTYNPWHQMRPAEDNRPHLMDFKNCQDVTITNITIKNGLCWIQDYRSCKDMVVDNIKVESNTFLNNDGIDLVDCKNVKLTNSFFNVADDGVCLKSSDPNGACENIEIANCRIRSSASAFKMGTASFGGFKKIKVRNLDIYDTYRSAIAIETVDGALVEDIDIRNVNAKNTGNAIFIRLGQRNQKAAPGKLRRVYIGQVKVQVPAGKPDAGYHMEGPIVRSKHHVFPSSIVGIPEHNVEDVTLEDIEIAYEGTTKKDYAKFNTDSLKSIPEVVSDYPEFSMFGELPAWGFFARHADGITLKNVKLSYLKNDLRTACIFDDVKGININELSINKAQVNPAIIIHQSTTKAIKNVDVAGFKDQSILIK; via the coding sequence ATGCGTAAACATTCATATAAAAAGCATATTGGATTGATGGTATCGTTGTTGGCTTTAGTTGCTAATACAACATATGCTCAAAATAAAACATATACAATCACTCAATACGGAGCCAATCCTAACGGCAAAACTGATAATACAAAAGCTATCCAAAAAACTATTGACGTAGCTTTTGAGAATGGAGGCGGAACAGTGTTAATACCAGCCGGAAACTTTGTAACGGGTGTTATTCATCTTAAATCTAACATCGATTTGCATTTTGAAAAAGGGGCTGCTTTGCTGGCAACTATCAATCGGATTGATTATGGACCACAAAAGGCATCCGCATTAATTGTAGCTACTGATTTACAGCACGTAGCTATTACAGGTGATGGCATTATTGACGGTAGGGGTGAGCTCTTGTTAAAAGATATATACCGAATGCTGCGTGCCGGTACATTAAAAGACAATGAGTGGCAAACCTACAACCCGTGGCACCAAATGCGCCCGGCTGAAGATAACCGGCCACATTTAATGGATTTTAAAAATTGCCAGGATGTTACTATAACAAATATAACCATAAAGAATGGTTTATGCTGGATACAGGATTACAGAAGTTGTAAAGACATGGTGGTAGATAACATCAAGGTAGAGAGTAATACCTTCCTGAACAATGATGGAATCGATTTGGTTGATTGTAAAAATGTGAAACTGACTAACAGCTTTTTTAATGTGGCTGATGACGGGGTTTGTTTAAAATCTTCTGACCCGAACGGGGCATGTGAAAACATTGAAATAGCTAATTGCCGTATCCGGTCAAGCGCCAGTGCATTCAAAATGGGAACAGCTTCTTTTGGTGGCTTTAAAAAGATTAAGGTTCGTAACTTAGATATCTATGATACTTATCGGTCGGCTATAGCTATTGAAACTGTTGATGGCGCGTTAGTGGAAGATATAGATATCCGCAATGTAAATGCAAAAAATACAGGTAATGCTATTTTTATTCGGTTAGGGCAGCGTAATCAAAAAGCTGCACCGGGTAAACTACGTAGAGTTTATATAGGTCAGGTTAAAGTACAGGTACCAGCAGGTAAACCTGATGCTGGTTATCATATGGAAGGGCCTATAGTAAGGAGTAAGCATCATGTATTCCCGTCTTCCATCGTGGGGATACCTGAGCATAATGTAGAAGACGTGACTTTGGAAGATATTGAAATTGCTTATGAGGGTACTACTAAAAAGGATTATGCCAAGTTTAATACAGATAGTTTAAAGAGCATCCCGGAAGTAGTAAGTGATTATCCTGAGTTTTCTATGTTTGGTGAGTTACCTGCCTGGGGCTTTTTTGCAAGACATGCGGATGGTATCACCCTTAAAAACGTAAAGCTTAGCTACCTGAAAAATGATTTGCGTACAGCTTGCATATTTGATGATGTAAAAGGCATCAACATTAATGAATTAAGTATTAATAAAGCGCAAGTTAATCCGGCTATCATTATTCATCAATCAACTACCAAAGCTATTAAAAATGTTGATGTGGCGGGCTTTAAAGATCAAAGCATACTCATCAAATAA